Proteins encoded within one genomic window of Salipaludibacillus agaradhaerens:
- a CDS encoding LOG family protein, with amino-acid sequence MTIKRVAIFCGSSKGESPIYLEMAAALGRRLAEEKITLVYGGARVGCMGAVADACLEAGGDVIGVIPEKLKNVEIAHDGLTDLYVVKTMHERKAKMADLSDAFVALPGGAGTLEEWFEAFTWSQLGYHEKPCCLLNTHDFFNPLVTMLDHTIEEGFMNPAYRETILVENDVDSLINALQNYVYEPVVKWS; translated from the coding sequence ATGACGATAAAACGAGTAGCTATTTTTTGTGGCTCCAGTAAAGGGGAAAGTCCTATTTATTTAGAAATGGCCGCTGCATTAGGAAGACGATTAGCTGAAGAAAAGATCACCCTCGTCTATGGTGGCGCACGTGTTGGCTGTATGGGAGCGGTGGCGGATGCTTGTTTAGAAGCAGGCGGTGACGTCATAGGCGTCATTCCAGAAAAGTTAAAAAATGTGGAAATTGCTCATGATGGCTTAACAGACCTTTATGTAGTGAAAACGATGCATGAGCGTAAAGCTAAAATGGCAGATTTAAGTGATGCATTTGTGGCATTACCTGGTGGGGCTGGCACATTGGAAGAATGGTTTGAAGCATTTACATGGTCTCAACTCGGTTATCACGAAAAACCATGTTGTTTACTCAATACCCACGACTTTTTCAACCCATTGGTCACCATGTTAGACCATACGATTGAAGAAGGATTTATGAACCCCGCGTACAGGGAGACGATTTTAGTGGAAAATGATGTCGACTCGCTCATTAATGCGTTGCAAAATTATGTGTATGAGCCT
- a CDS encoding nucleotidyltransferase domain-containing protein translates to MSGKTGVLRQTVLRFLEEWPYSINYATAGGSLGRGDADAFSDIDITIYCEDNLLEETHVNKVYEDEIIQLTCLHTRDLPSEHDIYQSPWHARFLTEILILKDTEERFSHIKQVALDHLTSANGLLTMTQEVTAIVNQRVVAARQALKRGMGYSAAMSALGAWAEAAFLYLYVTWQSCATQHVLPCIRTELNAHYTSLIENPPFQRSYDSVSIVKKYRAFLRKYKGDAHSLAPLHDELCDRKARRLQEQQDPVNVTWHMYGEVIWLYFETGEGTPLDSFVGELPLELKHDLATIGLTPFREKQVETLGQLTEQLIKKVHIIVNRTS, encoded by the coding sequence ATGAGCGGAAAGACTGGCGTATTACGGCAAACTGTTCTCCGGTTTTTGGAGGAGTGGCCATATTCAATAAACTACGCTACCGCTGGAGGATCGTTAGGACGTGGTGACGCAGATGCGTTTAGTGATATTGATATCACGATTTATTGTGAAGACAATTTGCTTGAAGAAACACATGTTAATAAAGTATATGAGGATGAAATCATTCAATTAACGTGCTTACATACCCGTGATTTGCCTAGTGAACATGACATATACCAATCACCGTGGCATGCTAGATTTTTAACTGAGATCCTTATTTTAAAGGATACAGAGGAAAGGTTCTCGCATATTAAACAAGTAGCATTGGATCACTTAACAAGTGCTAACGGTCTATTAACAATGACGCAAGAGGTGACAGCCATTGTTAATCAACGAGTGGTAGCTGCCCGTCAAGCCTTGAAAAGGGGAATGGGTTATTCTGCGGCTATGTCTGCTTTAGGTGCTTGGGCAGAAGCGGCTTTTCTCTACTTGTATGTGACATGGCAATCGTGTGCCACTCAACATGTTCTTCCGTGCATTCGCACGGAGTTAAACGCTCATTATACGTCACTCATTGAGAATCCACCTTTTCAGCGTTCATATGATTCCGTGTCCATTGTTAAAAAATATCGCGCGTTTTTACGTAAGTATAAAGGAGATGCTCACAGCCTCGCACCACTCCATGACGAGTTATGTGACCGAAAAGCTCGACGGCTACAAGAACAACAGGATCCTGTTAATGTGACATGGCACATGTATGGTGAAGTGATTTGGTTATACTTTGAGACAGGTGAGGGGACACCACTTGACAGTTTTGTAGGCGAGCTGCCCCTTGAACTGAAACATGATTTAGCAACAATAGGTCTTACCCCATTTAGAGAAAAACAAGTAGAAACCCTTGGACAATTGACTGAGCAACTAATCAAAAAAGTACACATCATTGTTAACAGAACAAGCTAA